The genomic segment GCTCTCGCGGCTGTACCCCATAGCCTCTGATGAGTGAGAAGTGAAATCAATAAATATCCCATCTGAGTCTGAGTCTGCAGACTCTAGCACTTGTCCAATTATGGTTTCAGGGCTGGATGATTCACTGGGCGGCGTGGAGGATGCACCCTTACTGAGATCAGTCATTGTTGTTGTGGCCTCAGTGCCATGCAGAGCTCCTGAGGAATGGaggggaaggatggagggagacgAGAGAGGCAAGTCCATGGCGCTGGCTCCTGCTTGTACAAGTCCTGTGAATGACAGGGTGCTGGATTATTATGGATTGTTACagtatgatttttgttttttcattataacCAACATAATGATGGAAACAGACATCTTAATATTATGTCTTACCGTGGAACTGAGAGCCCACACACAGCCTGTTGGAGGAGGAGCCAGACAGTTCAGATCCTGGGGCCAGGTCAGCGTAGGCCAGTCCTTGTTCCTCCAAGCATGATATAATCTCACAGGCTGAGTGGCGTCGAATTCCTCCACTGCCAACAGAGCTGGCATCTGGGTCATACTCAGCCACCGGGGTCAGCAGCAGGGGGATATTATAGCTCTTTGATCGTACCACAGGGTTTTTAGACGGTTGATCTGCAGACTTGGACCAGCCCCACGGTAAACGCTTCTCTGAAACCAGagacgaaagaaagaaaggtgcTGATTAAGAAATGTTTCTCCTCAGACACAATCACCGTTACTACTCTACTTCTGGGTTTATGTAGACATTGTCTCACCCAGAACACAGCAGTGGGCCTCCGCACCGTCTCCAGAGTAAAGCCCGTGGGTGCCCAGGTACGGTGAGACCACCTTCTGAACCAGAGACTCCAGCCTCAGGTAGTCCTCATTCACGCCGCGTGACTCATGGACCCCctgtagaaaaacacagacgGGCATCTAAGTGTGAACTAAAGCGGATCCATAGTGCTCCATAAGAAAAAATGATCAATGACaatttaaatattcagaataaatgatttttcaaaggaaaaatacGAAACATTTTATGGTTgcaccttctcaaatgtgaggatgtgGTGCATTTCTCTATCTCGTATCAGTGTAAATTTAATAACTGTTTTTATGCCCGTAGATCAGACACTAAGCagtaataaacaataataaaatttCAATCCCAATCAGAAACTTGTGTACAAGGAATTTGTGGTAACGCGAGATGGAAATGATTCTTTACCTTTGACATGTTATTgactaaataataaatcatttttaaaaatcaccaTATCAATTGATATGAAAAAGGTAATTAGATGGAGGCCTAGTGTTCACTATACTCAGTTACAAGTTAACCTGGTTTTTCAAATTCTCACAAATGGGTTTTACTTATTTCATTCACTTATGCTTTTCTTTGGCACTCAACGCACTCTgatgcacaaaaaaataaatatttttgaacaGAATTTTTTATCTCGGCTTTTTTTTTCGGGGTATTTTTATGCCATTCAGCCTAATTCGTGTGTATTCATCTCTAGATACATTTGAGCTGGACTGAAAATGCTTAACAGCAGGTGTTTATCATCTGTGATGGTGGCTTACCCTTCTGTACTTGGAAGCAGTCACAAATAAACATGTGCAAAGCTCAAAAACATGACTTATTGTCGATTTGCCTCATAATGAACATGAAATAACCAAACAGTGAGTGAGGAAACAAGCAGTAAAGTAAAGGCCTACCTGTAGAATAAGCAGCATCTGTGTGACAGAGGGGGGCACACGAGCCCGAGGTCGAGACAGGGCGTCCTCTAACTTTACACTTAAGACTATGGTGTTCCTGAAGTGAAGCAGAGCTAACTGTCGGACAGAGGGCTCCTTACCCTGCACACAGGAAGGACACGGAAAACAGCAGAACCGTTTGAAGCGTATCCTTTGGGCAGCAAACACGACAGCAAGTAGACTCTTGAGAAGGTTGTGTACCTGAACCGGATGAAAGATGGCCTGCAGCATCGAGAGAACATCGCAGAAGAAGAAGTCCCACGTTTCTGCCAGAGAGTCGAGCAACTTCTGACCTGCGGCGATCACACAAGAACAAGCCATAAAGAGAGTTTATTCAAGCTTAATTCACTGGCACCGTCCACTGCGATATATTTCCAGACTATCTCCATGTATCAGAGCAGTCGTACCTTCGTAGAACCTTATTTTGTCCCGAAGGATGACCATGCCTTTTGTCAGCAACTGGTTCTGTGAAAAGAAGACAATAATTATGAACATCTGAGGTCCTATCACTGCAGAACGTAGTGTGTTCACCATGCTCTCTACAATAAATATTCCTGTCTCATTCATCAGTGAGTCTCGTGTTTCAGCATGATGTTTTCTGCTGCCAATCCAgatcccatttcatttaatCTCGAAGATGAGTTACCTGAAGGTATTCTGTGAAGAAGGACCCCAGCTCAGTCTTCAACAGATgtctgagaaaacaaacatgtgacATTTGCTTCACTTCAAAAGTCAAAATTagcatgaataaatatataatggaCAGTGTTCAATTATTGTGACTTTTCAGTAagaaaatgtgagtgtgtgtgtgtgtgtgtgtgtttataaccTGCAGTTTTGTTTACTCACGTGCAGAGAACTACAGAACGAAAACCAATCTACTATACACCCTGTTTCCCTTTATTATAATGCAGAGTTTCCtgtgtagttttaaaaaaatgtgtgtgaaccTCCTTGTGGCTTTTTTGTACATGGAAATGTGTTTACTGAGCTAAAATGGAGGCTGATGTTTAAGGAAGGATGGTCTGGTTTGGTAAGATAATGAGATATCTGGCAGGGCCACATGACTCCCCAGGCCCACATatagtacatacacacacaaacttcctCATTCACAAGAAAACATTCAGTCTGCATTCACAGGACAGACAGTAATTTTGCTAATTACAGCACAAAATTacatcaacagtccaaaataaGGTCAGTTTTCTCtctactgtgtttttgtgtggctGTTTCTGTGACTAAACTCACCGGACGCCTTCATTAAGGACGTAGAGTTCATTATCGGCCAAACCTTTCTTCTGGAAGACTGCTATGACAGCGTTGTGGATGCTGCaacataagacacacacataaaaccgGTCTACATTCCTGTCCCAATCACATTTAAACACTACATTTCTTGCACCTTATTTGGTGTACCTGTTCCAAGTGGCGTTGGCTCCTGCCCTCTTCTGCTTCTCCCCTCTGTCCTCTGGTGAACTTTTCTCACTCTTCCCCAGCTCGCTGAGGCTGGGGGAGCTCATCAACTTCAGCCGGTGCAGAGTCCTCATGAGGGAGATAGAAAAGGAAGTTGAGATAAATAAGAGTGTGCACTAAGTCCTGgacaggagagaaaggaggcCAGCTGCTGagctgacacacagagacacagaggagtaACGCGAGGAGTTAgctggaggggagaggagaacaTAAGCAGCGTGAGTCTGAGCGAGAGACAAGAGTAGGCAGAGGGAAAAAGCACAATGACAATACAAAGAGCAGCCGGAGAGAAGTAGGACAGGATGATGCATGGTGAGAGAGGGGCAGCACTTTGAGAGTGGGATGGGTGGAGCCAAGCCGAGAGGTGGGCCACAGTGTCACCATACTGCCCGAGGTCtcagaagagaggaaaacaataGCACATGCACCGACGGGGGCAtgctcttcctccctctctgcctctctgtcagtACAATACAGCCATTGatgcaaacaaatatttatgCAGCGCACAGATGCCAGAGGAACTGCAGGGTAAGCAGACTGGAGCAGTTGGGACTTTGTCACTGTACGgacaggaggtggaggaggaagtcGTCCAGcttattaacaaaaacaaaagcggGGATAGGAAGCAGTGACACAATACAGGACAGTAAAGGAGGTTTTCCTGCTCTCCCATTTTCAACACAGCTGGTGCAGGACAAGAAGAGTTAAAAGTACTACAATACACGAGACTGGAGCAGAGCCAGACCAATACTGGACTTTTGATGTTAATAATGATATCAACATTTGAGGACCCCTTAATATCCAGTTTCTCCTCTTTCATATCCCCTGAAACCGCTTTAAAGTTGGAAAAGTCATCTCTACCCAGTGACAGTGTCACATATATATTGTGTATGAGTATGTCTGAACAGGTCAAGAAAGCTATGATTTATGGCAGCATCATTCCATCAAAAGGAAATATTCAGGAtgtcttgtgtatttttttggacACATTGCTAAAAAAATTAACCTTTTATAATTGGTATCTTTGtaaatttggggattttattataagaaaataaaaatgatctgtAATGCACTGTGGATTTGAATAAAGTTTGCGTCCACATCATGAGTTTGTAATGAGTGAACCAACATTGGCACACTTCTGATATTTAAGGGATtgaaggaataatttgacattttggggaaatatgcgtattcactttcttgctgagagttagctgagaagatcgataccgcTGTCATGTCTGTACGGTAGATATGAAGCTAGAGTCAGGagctgtttagcttagcttagcataaagactggaaacatggggaaacagctggccttgCACTGCCCAGAGTTAACAAAATCTTCCTTCCAACACCTCTAAAACTGACTAATTTATTCGTTAcaccttgtttgtttgtccttGCTTGTTTGGTTGGTGGGTAACCTTCGGACAgggctaggctagctgtttcccccccgtttccagtctttatgctaagctaagctaatcaacCGCCTGCTCTAGCGTCATATTAGCATACAGAAATGAGCCAGGTATCActgttctcatctaactctcggcaagaaagcaaattcccaaaactattcctttataAAATCTGATGACAcaatattattacattacaatataaacattttaatccCTTAAATTAAGGACTGTAACCACAAAATGTAGTGGGCAGGacatttttgaatgtaaaagtGAACTTGGCAGTGCTCTCTGGTAGACTAACTGTAACAGAGatactgtttctaaattacctcaacCATCTATTTGACATATCTTTACAGATGCTTGACATTTCTTATCGGCCAACATACAATACATACCGACACAATACATCCGCAATAAGCAAACACTGCCGATATATTGGGCCCTTCACTTTATCTCCTGGCCTAGCTCCAGATGAGACATGCTGTCCTCTAAAACACGTGATCTTAAGTCCTAATTCACTTCAAGACCATAATGGGATCATAATTTGAAGTCCATACTTTTATGcattcataaaaaatgaaaatgttgagaCTTGAGAggagtttaaaagaaaatactgtttgCATATTTTCAGAAGGGACCAGTGTAAACTATCACTCtgaagaataataaaaaaaatgatgagttCAAACCCACGCAGTCCACAAAGTCTCTGCTGGTAGCATGGCGGTACCCCCCCACAcgtacacacaagcacaaaaaacaacatggaaAGCAAGCGTACAGATTGATGAGATGTACACAGATAAGGAAATGAGTCAATCAATCATCCCTCCAGGAGATCATTATCATTAGGTCAACATGTGTGGCAGGCAAAGCTCTGATGGTTAATGAAATCTCCTGGGACGAGAGATGGTGGTATTTTTATGAATACTAATGAATAGTTCATGCATTTTCCAGGATGCTGTATGTTGCTGACATGTTAATCCCAGGAACTGCGCTTTACCTCCTGATTGGAtgctcactgctgctgctgctgctgtccatgTCTGGGCTCGGGGGAGGGGCAGAGAAGGTGCTGAAGTTGAGGGACAGGGGTCGGGGGGAGGGCCGGGAGGCATGCCTCCTCCGGAGTCCGTCAAGCATCTGGGCAAAAGAGGGGGAATGACGGAGAAATGGTTATCAAGGTTGGTGTAAAGTTAGAAAATATCAGCAAAGGCAGCCTACAGGAGAGAAACCCATTTTTCATGGACGCGTGAGGCatcagagaaaaatgtctgagTCTCTGATGCAGTCATGATCCTCCTGCTTCCCTTTACTTTGAGACGATGAATGAAATAAGGGACATTAAAGCACTAAACACAGACAAACGTGATATTTTAGAGTAAAACTTACGGTCACAGGGGCACAGGAGAGAATCGAGCCACATATGCGTGATCACCTCCAAGGAGTAAAATCAGAAGGCTTCTGTTTCATTATCTTGTCAGTAACTGTTATTTCAACACTATGGAAGAGTGTTTTGCAATCAGAGTCCAACCTACACTCCAACCTTaccacaatcacacacacacacacacgttacatcagagaaaaaaaggggaaatgccactgtgcatgtacagtgtgtgtctgcgtgggtgtgtgggtgtgaattATTCCCGTAAAAGCCACGTAGCCGGTCGTCTCTCTCAAGAGTATGACATTACAGTATTATAGTCTATTTGGGTGTCTCCCCATAGAAACGTACTGTACATAGTGAAGCACCATCCCCTGGTCGGAGGGGAGAACAGCAGTCTGGGCTGTCACTCCtcagacaaagacacaacacGAGCCTCCTCCTCCGCCGCCCTGCGTGCATGTGATAAATGGGGGACCCGTGTGTTTTCTGAGGGGACCGACCTGCAGGTTCGTTACAGTGAGATCGCATCTCGGCCAGAGACACCGAGgcaggccacacacacacacacacacacacacacacacaccgtacagCCGACATGCCACGCCACGCCACGCCACGCCAGTCTGGGCATTCCTGCTTTTGTTCACCCCTCCTCCTCGTCTTTGAGGGGCGACTACAGTCACATCGAtgccacttttcatttttattagtCTCCATGGCTTCTCCGGCTCACTGATATCCCACCGTGCTGCCCCATCCCCCCGACATGTTTACTCGGCATTAGAGAGCCAGTCGATCGGCCAGACAAGCCATCAACTGTCCACGTTTATCGTACAGGGAGGGAATGTACAGCCAGTCGTGTGTACGTGgaggttttcctttttctttttttttcttttttttctttttttttttacctgtgtgGACGAGAGGATGAGGCAAAGTGTCGCTGTAAACAACGTGGATGTCTCATGAACACACAGACTGGCGCAGCTGCATCCTTAAGTCCACCTTTGGGTTAAAAACTGTATCATAATGGCTACAAAGTTGCCGTGTGTCAGGCGCCTCTGCCCGCCCACTGTAGCCTGCACTCACCGTCGCGTATCGTGCCGTGCTGTTCCCGGTGGGACGAGACGGTCATGTAGTACCGATGGGGAAGCGCTCACTGTCCGGGCTCATTAGCTGGACTGCTCCCCGCCGGTCTGCGCACCCACACGGGCACCAGGGTGCAGGCGGAGGAAGTGTCCGACCTGCGGCGCGGTGGAGGGGGACTCATTCATGAAGCACGCAGCGCTCGCTCGCccgctcgctcgctctctctggCTCGCCCCCGCTTTGTTTTGAcgagatgcaaaaaaaaaaaaaaaaaagcgaaccTGGGCGCATGGATGCGGCCGCGAGCAGGGACGTGGACGCGCGACTGTTGGCTCCGGTCGTATGCAAAAGAAGGGAGATCACTGGgattgaacaaaacaaaacaaaacaaaacataaaaagcttgGGGTTTGTCGTGCTGTGGACACATCTGGACAACTGCCACTTTATTCCTCAAGCATTAAAACGCAGACTCGTGTAGGAGACATTGACATAGAAGGCGCATGCAGGCTCTTAACCcccaacacacaaaaacatcttcCGCAACCAACCAAGCTGTGGTTCTACCGTGTTTGCGCAGGTGTGTAGACACTGGCGCTGGGGCCAGTGCGGCCATATAATCGGAAAGGGAGGCGGTGAAGGCAAAGTAGGGCCCGTCCAGCACTGACCCCAATCTATGCAGTTCAAAGCGCTGGGTGTTTTGCCATCTGTCATTGCAGGCGCAGGCATTCTGCAGATAATCCTGTATTTCCACGGCTCGTGAGTCTCGTGAGgaatttagtaaaaaaaaagaaaaaaaaaagaataactaAAGCAATTATTTAGAACAACTCAAGCGAGCAGACGATTTCAGTTGCATCCACAAAACGtaagatt from the Xiphias gladius isolate SHS-SW01 ecotype Sanya breed wild chromosome 8, ASM1685928v1, whole genome shotgun sequence genome contains:
- the prr5a gene encoding proline-rich protein 5a yields the protein MLDGLRRRHASRPSPRPLSLNFSTFSAPPPSPDMDSSSSSSEHPIRRTLHRLKLMSSPSLSELGKSEKSSPEDRGEKQKRAGANATWNSIHNAVIAVFQKKGLADNELYVLNEGVRHLLKTELGSFFTEYLQNQLLTKGMVILRDKIRFYEGQKLLDSLAETWDFFFCDVLSMLQAIFHPVQGKEPSVRQLALLHFRNTIVLSVKLEDALSRPRARVPPSVTQMLLILQGVHESRGVNEDYLRLESLVQKVVSPYLGTHGLYSGDGAEAHCCVLEKRLPWGWSKSADQPSKNPVVRSKSYNIPLLLTPVAEYDPDASSVGSGGIRRHSACEIISCLEEQGLAYADLAPGSELSGSSSNRLCVGSQFHGLVQAGASAMDLPLSSPSILPLHSSGALHGTEATTTMTDLSKGASSTPPSESSSPETIIGQVLESADSDSDGIFIDFTSHSSEAMGYSRESRQSTV